The genomic stretch TTCAGAACAGTAATATTATGAATACATCATCGATTAATAGGCCTTAAACTATTTTAAATCCATCAACTTAGTCCTTGAATCATTATTCTCTCTTATTTTGGAAGCATTTGAGGGATTAATGATAGTTTCAAAACTAATAGTGATTGAATCACTATTCTCTCTTATTTTGGAAGCATTTGAGGGATTAATGATAGTTTCAAAACTAATAGTGATAGTTTAGAGACCAAATTGCCGAATTATCAGTAATATTATACTTTCAAAAATTGCAAATTATGAAATACTGAAACAAAATATGTCTCAATGATTAGCCAGATCACAGGCTCTCTCCACACACAACAATATGAGACCCCCATCAATAGTATCAGATGGTAACATGAACAATTGTCATATTCTTATTTAGCAAATTGTAACAGACAGGTACATTTGGCATCATAGGATTTAGTCAGAAGATTGTAACCAAAAAAACATTAATGATGTTCAGCAGCAATTCTTTAAGTACACAACAATGAATTGTAGACAGCATGCCCTAATGGTGGTGATCCTGAACATATCGCAGGCCGCAATATTTGCAGACAGCTGGCTTGGCCAAGTCAAGGCATATATATTCAATTGGGTGTCCAAGGGCGGGATCAGTATCTGAAAACAGGCAGCAATATCCAAATTAATTACAATCCTACATAATCAACAAAACCTGAACTGTAACGTCTTTATCTCCTTCACTTATACAAGGAAGAATATAATAGAAATTGCAAAAATTGTACCTCCTTCACAAGCAACTATCCTGCCTTCGACCTTAATTGGTGGTACTTCATTGATCAGCTCCATTGGAGATTTCTTGCTTGTATCCTATTACAGAAGAAACAAAATATTAGTATCACAATTGCTTGAGTCACAATTCAGTAAGAAGGAATGACTTTAAATTCCATTAGAGGAGTCAACTCTTAAGAGATAACTGCGTGTCCGATGCTCGGCCAACAGCTGATGTGAAAAATGATATTTTTTCCGCGTAAGGGTGCTGGCATTTTGGGTTACTTCAAACAAGCACTATTTTTGTCTCTAAATCTCAGTTGGATCAGAAGTGATAAAAGTACTACAGCTGAGCGAAAAAAGTAGTTTCTGTAATAGGTTGAAAAATGTGCAAAGGGTTTTAGTTAAATCA from Lathyrus oleraceus cultivar Zhongwan6 chromosome 7, CAAS_Psat_ZW6_1.0, whole genome shotgun sequence encodes the following:
- the LOC127100310 gene encoding NADH dehydrogenase [ubiquinone] iron-sulfur protein 6, mitochondrial — encoded protein: MASSILKNLVKFSSSTATTTATRSFSLVTTQISNHTAKWMQDTSKKSPMELINEVPPIKVEGRIVACEGDTDPALGHPIEYICLDLAKPAVCKYCGLRYVQDHHH